In the Populus trichocarpa isolate Nisqually-1 chromosome 1, P.trichocarpa_v4.1, whole genome shotgun sequence genome, one interval contains:
- the LOC18095892 gene encoding probable galacturonosyltransferase 12, translated as MQLHISPSLRHVTVFPGKGVREFIKVRVGARRVSYRMLFYSLLFFTFLLRFVFVLSTVDSIDGETKCSTLGCLGKRLGPRILGRRLDSAVPEVMFQVLEQPLGNDELKGRSDIPQTLEEFMDEVKNTRLDAKTFALKLREMVTLLEQRTRNAKIQEYLYRHVASSSIPKQLHCLALRLASEHSTNAAARLQLPLPELVPALVDNTYFHFVLASDNVLAAAVVANSLVQNALRPQKFVLHIITDRKTYSPMQAWFSLHPLAPAIIEVKALHHFDWFAKGKVPVMEAMEKDQRVRSQFRGGSSAIVANNTEKPHIIAAKLQTLSPKYNSVMNHIRIHLPELFPSLNKVVFLDDDIVVQSDLSPLWDIDMNGKVNGAVETCRGEDKFVMSKKLKSYLNFSHPLISENFKPNECAWAYGMNIFDLEAWRKTNISTTYHHWVEENLKSDLSLWQLGTLPPGLIAFHGHVHVIDPFWHMLGLGYQENTSLADAETAGVIHFNGRAKPWLDIAFPQLRPLWAKYINFSDKFIKGCHIRPS; from the exons ATGCAGCTTCATATATCGCCGAGTTTGAGGCATGTTACAGTTTTTCCTGGAAAAGGTGTCAGAGAGTTTATCAAAGTGAGGGTTGGAGCTAGAAGGGTTTCTTATCGAATGCTCTTCTATTCTCTCTTGTTCTTCACGTTTCTTCTCCGGTTTGTGTTCGTTTTGTCCACAGTTGACTCCATTGATGGAGAAACCAAGTGCTCTACACTAG GCTGCTTGGGGAAAAGACTAGGGCCAAGGATATTGGGGAGAAGGCTTGACTCGGCT GTACCAGAGGTTATGTTTCAAGTGCTAGAACAACCACTTGGCAATGATGAATTAAAGGGAAGGAGTGATATTCCTCAAACATTAGAGGAATTTATGGACGAAGTCAAGAACACAAGATTAGACGCGAAAACTTTTGCTCTCAAGCTCAGAGAAATG GTCACTCTACTCGAACAAAGGACTAGAAATGCCAAAATCCAAGAATATCTGTACAGGCATGTAGCATCAAGTAGCATACCGAAGCAGCTTCATTGCCTTGCCTTGAGGCTAGCCAGTGAGCACTCCACTAATGCAGCTGCTCGACTTCAGCTCCCCTTGCCGGAACTCGTCCCTGCGCTTGTTGACAATACTTATTTTCACTTTGTCCTGGCTTCAGACAATGtgcttgctgctgctgttgttgccaATTCACTTGTCCAAAATGCGTTGCGCCCCCAGAAGTTTGTGCTGCACATAATAACAGATAGGAAAACTTATTCACCTATGCAAGCATGGTTCTCACTGCACCCTTTGGCTCCGGCAATAATTGAGGTCAAGGCATTGCATCATTTCGATTGGTTCGCAAAGGGGAAAGTGCCAGTCATGGAAGCAATGGAAAAGGATCAGAGGGTGAGGTCACAGTTTAGAGGGGGTTCATCTGCAATTGTAGCAAATAACACCGAGAAGCCTCATATTATCGCAGCAAAACTACAAACACTTAGTCCCAAATACAATTCAGTGATGAATCACATCCGAATTCATCTACCTGAG TTGTTCCCAAGCCTAAACAAGGTTGTGTTCCTAGACGATGACATAGTGGTGCAGTCCGATCTTTCGCCTCTCTGGGACATTGACATGAATGGAAAGGTTAACGGGGCAGTAGAAACCTGTCGAGGAGAAGACAAGTTTGTCATGTCAAAGAAGTTGAAGAGCTATTTGAACTTCTCTCATCCCTTGATATCAGAAAATTTCAAGCCGAACGAATGTGCCTGGGCTTATGGCATGAACATATTTGATTTAGAGGCTTGGAGGAAAACCAACATAAGCACAACATACCATCACTGGGTTGAAGAG AACTTGAAATCAGACCTGAGCTTGTGGCAGCTAGGAACACTACCTCCAGGTCTGATAGCATTCCATGGCCACGTCCACGTTATCGATCCCTTTTGGCACATGTTGGGTCTAGGCTACCAAGAAAATACAAGTTTGGCAGATGCTGAGACTGCCGGCGTCATCCATTTCAATGGTCGAGCAAAGCCTTGGCTAGATATAGCATTCCCTCAGCTCCGCCCCCTGTGGGCTAAGTACATCAACTTTTCTGACAAGTTCATAAAGGGCTGTCATATTAGGCCATCTTAA
- the LOC18095890 gene encoding transcription factor ILR3, producing the protein MVSPGNAALLLDYDQYINMDAINIPAQDPNFSAFSWPPLVQPHHHHQHQQQQQQQQQQTLNAFAHTATVSCPNFGAEIDGSFGECDVQKEPCSKKRGRSESCSASSSKACREKLRRDRLNDKFIELGSILEPGRTPKTDKAAILVDAVRMVTQLRDEAQKLRDSNSSLQEKIKELKAEKIELRDEKQRLKAEKEKLEHQLKAMSSQPSFMPAPPAIPAAFATQGQAPGNKLMPFIGYPGVAMWQFLPPAAVDTSQDHVLHPPVA; encoded by the exons ATGGTGTCCCCTGGAAACGCGGCTTTGCTGCTCGACTACGATCAATACATAAATATGGATGCTATAAATATTCCAGCTCAAGATCCCAATTTCTCTGCTTTCTCTTGGCCACCCCTTGTTCAACcccatcatcaccatcaacatcaacaacaacaacaacaacaacaacaacaaacccTAAACGCTTTTGCTCATACTGCCACCGTCTCTTGTCCTAATTTCGG TGCGGAAATTGATGGATCATTCGGGGAATGTGATGTGCAGAAGGAACCATGTTCCAAGAAGAG GGGTAGATCTGAATCATGTAGTGCATCTAGCTCCAAAGCATGTAGGGAAAAGCTGCGAAGGGATAGGCTGAATGACAA GTTTATAGAATTGGGCTCAATCTTGGAGCCTGGAAGAACTCCCAAAACAGACAAGGCTGCTATTTTGGTTGATGCTGTCCGCATGGTGACTCAGTTACGAGATGAAGCCCAGAAGTTGAGGGACTCAAATTCAAGTCTTCAAGAGAAGATCAAAGAGTTAAAG GCTGAGAAGATTGAGCTTCGTGATGAGAAGCAGAGGCTGAAGGCAGAGAAGGAGAAGCTGGAGCATCAGCTGAAAGCCATGAGCTCACAACCCAGCTTCATGCCTGCCCCTCCTGCAATCCCTGCTGCATTTGCTACTCAAGGCCAAGCACCTGGCAACAAATTAATGCCGTTCATTGGTTATCCAGGAGTTGCTATGTGGCAGTTCTTGCCACCAGCTGCAGTGGATACATCGCAAGATCATGTGCTCCACCCACCAGTTGCGTAA